From Zea mays cultivar B73 chromosome 3, Zm-B73-REFERENCE-NAM-5.0, whole genome shotgun sequence:
AGTGAGCTTGTCTAGTAAGTGAAAACAGACCAAATCGGATGATTTTTGGACGGTTTGCAGCCTGAGCTCATGTTTATATGGGACTGAAACAAAGCAATAGCTGATGGTTCGTTGGGACTGGATCTTTATATATATATGAGGCGTGTGTTGAACAGAGAGCATAAAAAAACATTGCTCTGACATTCCAATCGTGTTGATCTAAGGCTATCCTTAGAAATTTACACTGTTGATTACACTAGAATGAAGTTTTAAATACAGACAGGCTAACCATGTGCTGGAAAGTCGAAACCTCGTTCCGGGTGCGCGACCTGATCAAACGCCGGGCGGGCGGGCAAGCTAGGCTCTCACGTCGCGATTAGGATATCAATTCGCCTGGTCTATGCGTGAAGCTTTGTGCAAGTAGTAGTATCAATTTATCATACTACCATGAGCGTTGCGTAGCAGCAAATGTCTAGTCTAGATTGACAGTTGCGCTGCTGTATCGGATCGGAATGCATGAATCAAGATCCCAAGGTTTCCGATCTGCATCATGCCTGCTAAGTGCTAACCGCcaaagcgggggggggggggggggggggggggggggggggggggggggggggggggtccccgTTGCTTCCTGTGTTGTTTTCGCAACCAAGCACATCGGAGCCGAGGGACGTGACAGGCAGGAGGCCGGACCTACCGGCCAGAAAATCCCAGCAAAGCGTACAGTAGTTTGGACCAATGGCTGAAGCTTACCACGGTCCACGGCAGCTTTTCCTGCATCGCTCCGTGGCCGCGCGCAAGTCGACCGATCGCGCCAAAGTTTCGCCAGCAGGCTTCCTTCTTGAACTTGTCtcccctcctcttccagcttccacTCCAATCAGCAGCTGGCGAGGGGCCGAACAGTGTCGCCTGGCTGCTCACCTCTCTGCTCCTTCCTTCGGCCTTTCCTtccttccctccctccctccagAGTCCGGAGCAGAGCTGAGAGCAGTCAACCGGGCTGTCGTCGGCATTGGTGCGGTACGTGCGAGCCCGAGCGGTGCGacgcagggggggggggggggggggggggggggggcagtgaGAGAGACGACACGCGAGAGCGAAGCCAAGCGAAGGAGGAGCTTCCTGGCGCGCGCGGATCGCGGAGGCTGTATATATATAGTCGGAGGGCGCGCGCTCCGGTCCGGTAACGTGCTGCAGGTGGGGGGTGGCGCAGGGCAGGATTAGGCAGGGCAGCGCCGCGCCGGCCGGACCGCCCGTCCAGGAGCCAGGGACTTTCGGCCATGGGGGACGGTGGTGCTGACGACgcctcctcgccgccgccgcatgACGGGGGCTTCTCCTACCTCGCCGTCTTCCACAACTACCCCCTCGTCGCCGCCCTGCTCGGCTTCGCCGTCGCGCAGTCCATCAAGTTCTTCCTCACATGGTACGCCTCGCCCGTTCCCCGATTCCCTCCTACTCCTCTCGTCCTGCctcttctccccctttttgtgtGCTTGGGTCTGGGTCTGGGATCGGGCGCGAGCGTGGTCGGATCCGCATGCTGCTCCGTCGGTCGAAGCTGCCTCTTGACACATTGTTCGACTGTTCTCATTTCCTGGACATCCGAAGCGAGACTAAGAATTCCCCCCTCCCCTCccgtttcttttcttttttttggtTGCCTATACAGCTAGAGGAATGAGTGATGATAGCCTGGGAATGTAATGGTATCCTGTGTGCTGGATTTGCTTTCATTTGTCGATGGTTTTGGTGAATTGACCTGGAAGCAAATGGAATTGGCCTTGATCTGGTGGTCAAACTAGGGAAGAATTGTGGGTCAGTGCATGTTTTATGGGGCGACTGGAATCATTGATGCAGTGCAGTTTGCTGGTTATTTACACCACATTTTTTTTATCAATTGGTCTGTCCTGGTAAAAGTATGATCTTTGGATGTGGAATCCACACATAATGCTGTCTCATTTTAATTTTTATGTTCCATTGCGGGAACCTTGATCATTCTACTCTACTAGTGCATGCTTTATGGGGCGACTGGAATGCATTGATCATTGATGCAGTGCAGTTTGCTGGTTATTTACACCACATTTTTGATCAATTGATCTGTCCTGGTAAAAGTATGATCTTTGGCTGTGGAATTCACACATAATGCTGTCTCATTTTAAACTTTATGTTCCATTGTGGCAACCTTGATCATTCTACTCTACTAGAAATATATACAGGAAGAAACAGGTTGGGGCTTTTCtttttagaaaatgaaaattatcCACAGTGATTGTAGACCTTGAGTTCAATCATCAGATTTCCAGATAGATGGTCAAGGAACGCTTGTAACAGTGAAGCCAGGCAAGGAGATAAACACATAGAGTTCTTATTGTGTTTATAAACAAGAATGTTCTATTTGGTTTGTCTTATTGCCCTATTTTGGCAAAAGGATGATTATGCATCAAGGGTTCTTGATTCTTTTTTCCCACAGTTTTGATGTATATGATACATCAGCGTGCACTTTATGGAAGATCAGCTATAAATTTATGATTCAAGTCTGAACAGGTGTTTATACTGTTTCTCATGCAGAAGTAAGTTTGATTTCTTCTTGTTTTTTTAAACAAAGGTACAAGGAGAACAGGTGGGATCCCAAGCAGCTTATCGGCTCTGGTGGCATGCCATCATCACATTCTGCCACGGTTACAGCACTAGCAGTAGCGATTGGGTTGCAAGATGGCTTTAACTGCTCCCTCTTTGCAACAGCAACTATATTTGCAAGTGTGGTAGGTTATCAGTTCTCCATCCCAACCTATATCCTTCTGAAGAGGTTTTACTTCTTAGATCTTGATAGAAGAAAAATGATCATTTATATTGTTGTTGCTTGGATGCAATTTTCAGTTTCGGGTTGGACGTTGTTCTGTTGCATGTGGACATATTGTGCACACATTTGTACTGACTTCCTTTTGGTTAACTCCATTTTTTTAACGCAAGTTAATTCCAGGTTTTGAGATCTTACAAATTCACTTTTTGTGACTTGGCAGGTAATGTACGATGCTTCTGGTATCAGATTGCATGCTGGAAAGCAAGCAGCGGTATGTAATAACTCTATGCGTGGCATCTGTAATGTTGGTTCGGTAGCCTTTCTATATCGTTACAACCTTGTGATAGCTCTCTATGTATTATGATAACAATTTGTGTTGTGCTTATGTTGAACTTAATTTTGTTTTCTCCAATTTTTAGGTACTGAACCAAATAGTTTGTGAACTTCCTTCTGAACATCCCTTGTCTGAAACAAGACCACTGCGAGAACTTTTAGGCCATACACCAACCCAGGTTTGTTCAAATGTCCTTTTTGACTACATTTTATTGTTGCTGGCAAAATGAAAGCGATGGCTTATTGGCATTTTGGTTATGTGGATACCAAAAGAACCTCAAACTGGCTGACCCCACATCACCATGCCCTCATTTTACTTGGTAACATGTAGATATATGCTTATCTACTATCAACATCATGCAGCTTCGTCAGTACCACTATCTATACATTTATGAATACCATTTTGTGTCCCTAATTTCTTGGGTGCCAAATTGCTCCCAGGTTGTTGCTGGCGCATTGCTTGGGTGTACGATAGCCACAGCAGGACAATTATTCGTTTGAACTCCGAAGGTGCAGGAGAAATGTTGTAGCATTTGCATCGCGGGGACTTGAGAAGAAGTTTCTCTAGTGTTCTGCTACTTTAGGTATTGGTAAGATTTTCAACTTGGTGCTGTAGTGTTGTCGAATGTTGTAAGCTCTGATGGAACGTGATTATTTGTCAAGGTGATGTTCACAGGATTGTTGTACAGAACATTTGTTCGATAATGTCATGGTTATGATTGATGAAATCTAAAATGTGATTAGAATAGTGATGATTTGTGACCAATAGAAATGGCTCTGAGGTGAGATTTTAGGAAGACAACGGGCTTGGGAATGAGACTTTAAAACACCAGTACCTAGGATTATATAGCATAACAAGAAGAAAATTCATAACCATCGTAGAAGTTTTATCAACCCCACAACCAAATATTTCTTGGCGGAGATCTGTGATAGGACCAAGATTAATAGCGTGGAACGAATTGTATTCAGGTATCGCGAGGGTCCAGCTAGACCAGGGTGAAGATGAGTTCACCTGGGGTCTAACTAAGTCAAGAAAATTATCAGTTAAGTCGCTCTACCAGGCCTTGATCAAAATCAACATCCCAAATCATAATAAAGTTATTTGGAAGCTAACCCCCCCTAAAAATCAAAGTATCCTTGTGGTATCTAAAAAGGGGAGTCATTCTGACAAAGGATAACTTAGCTTCTATCACAAAACGAGACGATCAGGCATCTTCTTTTTGACTGTCATTTTGCGAGGCGAGTTTGGGACATCATTTTTGTAGCTTTTGGTATTTCTAAACCTTCTAACATCCATAATATGTTTGGGAACTGGATATGATGCTTCGGAAATGACCATAAAGGTCTAGCTCTACTTGGGACAACAATTGTATGTTGGTCTATCTGGCTAGGTAGAAATGAGTTAattttttaaaacaaaatttcTTTATCTTCTTTGCAGGTTATTTTTACTGTAGCCTAGAGGCTTCACACATGGGCTGTGCTGCGGAGGTAGAACTGATGCAATTTTTTTGGTAATGGTTACGTAACATTTGACTCAAGTGACCAAGGAGTTTTTTTCCTTGGAAGCATGCTTGGCGGTCTAGTCTTCGGATTGATAGCCACTAGTGTGTATCTTTAGATTCTGCTGGTCTGTGTGGCTCTTGTGGGCAGAGGACGGAAGTGACTTTTAAGGACTGGTATCACCTCGATGTACTGTTCTTGAATAAATAAAAATCCTTCCTTTTCAAAAAAGTGATGATTTGTGACCACTAATCTGTTGTCATCATTCATTGACTCCCATGAAGAGCTGATTTTTCTTCTTCAGTGtattctatactatacttaaagcaccagtttcaacggttgtcatgcgtcattttttttacaaataacacctcacagctatttcaaattaatccgttgCACGTCTTTAGATGTCAAACAACGtccgacacgggctagatgcacgcgggccacaactatggcacatgcacgtcatgtcggcctgctaactgtgtcgggccagcgtAACGACGCCCaacacgggctagatgcacgcgggcaATAACTATGACACAGGCACGTgctgcaggaggtggggttcgaacccatgccctgatagaagaagggcgggagatattgggtgaaactgtctaaccagtagaacatcacgctaagatgtttttaatattaaatataaattgtatatatgtatatacgttttttgtaaaataaaaaaataatcgtgtcgagccgggccagcactatgggccgaggctacagcccaagcacggcacgacatTCTTGGCTCTtgtaagcattaggtcgtttctaagaccacattggcgcaatagactacatgatgtttgaggttgctgaattggatggagcagcaatgatttgtcacactaacaacaaaatgaaatgttatttgttggttttaaacgttagtaattgttacgaagtagcataatttatatggagcacatacagtttttattgatgcctgactttatcaatcactccatattttgatctatctttttttataagtttgacttcatgggacttattttaaaaacttgatctcacaaactttctcttatttggtctttgtatgatggaattatatcattttataatctctgttcattcagtcaatcgttgtgaactctaTTCTAAttgctcacttcattggtcgtgttgtatcaagacatatttgcatggagtaaacaataacatcagttagccaaatcaaaaaatatattatacagagagcggagacaatcaataaaaaatattaaaaaaattttgatggatagtttacgtgggtattgttgtaagccgtcgcaacgcacgggcaaccgactagttgtATTTAAAATCAGACTGCATGTTGTACGAAAAAAGGATTATTCTTAGTTCAGTTTCCACCATGCTTTGTGTAATGCGGAACTACTGAAGCAAACCCAGGATAACTCCACAGCTAAATGGCCTAGGCTCTGGACTGTACAAGATTGTAACAATTCTTATAGCAGATTTCCAGTAACATTAGAAGATTGGTGAAGCCCGTGGGCCATCAGTATTCCTTGGTATGTGCACGAAAGGTTTAATCGATTGAGACTATTGGACCGAGAGAGTAATCAGAGCAGTTTTGTACAAGGAAGGGGTACTAATATGAATGAATGGAAGGTAAAAAAAAACACAATACAAGGTAAAAAAAGTACAGTATAAATTAAAAATACAAAAAACTATATTTGGCCCATGCAGGTCTCGAACCTGCGACCTTCGCGTTATTAGCACGACGCTCTAACCAACTGAGCTAATAGGCCATTTGATAATCTGTTTCTATAAACAAATTAAATACTAATACGTGACCAATGCACATGGCTATCGAGCGACTCTGCCCGGTGAGTTGCTTCTTCACGTAGCACTGATCAACTATGCGAGGCAAATGCCAAATAATGCTACAACCACTACCTGCATCTGAGGTATGAGTAAGTTCAAATCTCAGAAATTCTACGGCTGTAATTGCACGGCAGTATAGTTCCTGCGTTACGAAATTGAAGAAAGCCTTCGCAGTACAGCAGGTCAGCAGCAGGATTATGTGGGCTCTTTACGAAATTGAAGCCGGAGAAGACATATTATTTCATCGCAGAGGTGACGAGTCAAATCAGAAATACTACTACATGATATACCATCATAAAGTAACAGTACCAGCACAACTGTTTTAACTGGAACCTCAGAACTGTTACTATCTATAGGAACCTACATCCGAGTTTCAACCAAGAGAGCTGGTCAGGAAGTCGAGCACGCATAGGTTCAGCTCCTGAAATTCTGTTTCAGAAAGAGCTGCTTCAACCAAAAACCTGCATATGTTTGCTTCAGAGGCCTCCTCGTAGTCCTTCCTCCGCTTCAGTACCAGATGGCCACTGAGCTCCCAGATTGCTGGATTGATTCTCATGTCCAGGAACTCTTGGCTCGCCTTTCCGAGGAGCTGCTTCTCCGCATAGCACTGGCCAATCGATTTTGGTGGAGATAAACATCAACACATTACTGAAGGACGTGTTGTGAACATTTGTTTCAGAGCTTATACACAACTGAGGTCGCATGGGAATACCTGTGGTAGAAGGAAAATTCTCTTGCCAGATTCAGAGATGAGGACATTGAAAGGTCTGTTGTTCTCTTGCAGGAAGATGCAGACTTTGGAGACCACATCTGACAAATCTTCCAGGCTCGCACCACCTTCGAACACAAAGCCATTGACTGGGTAATCCACCAGGTGAAAAATGCTCACGCTATTCCCTAGGGTCTTGAGCTTCTCCGTGATTGCCTTTTCAACTGGATACTGTACTTTCAGGTAGTATGCCTAGTGAACGAAATATATGACTTACTTTGAGGATTGCAATATACAGACAGTTGTCAATTGCCATGCTGCAACCAGAAGTATATGACATCGAGACATTCTAAATACTAACCTGGAAGTGAAGGTGGTTGATAGTTGCAAAGCCGCCCAGGCTGTTATAACCAACTCTGAAGAAGGGAGTCCTTGCTTCTCTTGCAACATACATGGCTATTAAGAAGCTCTCTTGATCAATCCTTTGCGGCAAACAGTCCTGGATCTTGGGAGTCAATAGCACATGGCAGTAGCCAATTGGGCTCACCTATGACACGGAAGATGACAAAAATGTTAATCAAATCATGCCGTATATCTATCAGTACAGTGTTAAGTATTTTTTTTTTTGGGGGGGAGGGGGCACTGACATTAATCAAGATGGCACTAGAAGAAGCTGAAACAGTATCAGGAACACCATCAAAATATTGTGCAGAATCTTTCTCAGTGTCATTGAATCTAAAGATCACCTCCAACGGGCTGACTTTTGTGAAATTGAACTTCTCACTAACAAATGGCTGGAGAACTTGGTTCATTGTGAACTCAGTTGGCCGCTTCTTTTGGTCACGTCCTTCAATTAATGTTGCCACAAAATTATGTACTCCAGGTAGCACCTATGGCATGATCATGCAAAATTAAGCGAGAAATGAAATCAACAAAAGACACCTGGCCATGGCCAGTTAACAGGAGAGAATCAGATCTTGAAAAAAAAAACCTTTGTTTCACAGGAACTGATGTCATGGTGAAACAAGCCCCTTGTCTTGCGATCATCCCACTGCAATGACCGTTCATGTTTATACTTCAACTAGCATTTCTTTCGATACAAATCATAATTGTAATGCAGAAATGATGTGTCTAAGACATGTAAAAGTTACAAACCTCATTAAAAAGTTTGAGTAGAAAAGGAGACAAATTTGAACCTTCGTGCTCTGTCAGGTCAAAGCTAGTGCCATCCATGGTTAGTTTTGTTGCAGCTGAAAGCATTGCCAAAATAAATATACAGGAATCAGACAGCGCCTGCAACATATGAGTTTGTGTTAGCTAAGTTCCATACAGCTCATTACTAGCATTGCGTTCAATACAAGGTCGCTATGAACGAGCATCACTTAAGAAAATGCCCAGTTGTTCATATGGAAGTGTGTAACAGTAATCCGAAAAAATaagaagaaaaatgtagaaaacagATGCATGAAGTAGACGGATCATTTCACATTTTCGACCACCAGTTTTTCTACACCACATGTTCAACTGATCCATGTGTGCTGTCTTTCCCTGACCACAAGCACAAAGACTAATGCCGGAGTTACCTAAGAAACGCCGCCGGGAGGTTCGGTTTCGGCGAGCTCTCGAAGGCGCGGGAGAAGGAGCAAACAGCGATGGAATGGGTTGGGCTAGAAGAGAAGTGACTGACATAGGATTGCCCAACTTTTATTGCGGAGGACGAAGGTTGAAATGGCCCCCAAGGGTTGGACCTCACTCAAAGAAGGTCTTCCCCCAAATGAGCAGCTGGCTTTGGTGGTTTTGCTGAGAGATTGTAGGCGGAGAAGACGGTGGATTCACGGCAACCCCACGTGGATAAGCAACGGGAAGAGAAGGGAAAGCGCCCCGGACAGGGAAATAAACGCACCTTTCCGAGCACAAAAAACAGGCGGCAATGGCGCCCAAGGATTGGAGTCTCACTCAAAGCAGGTTCCCGAACGAGGTTTCCTACTTTCCTCTGACCTCTGAGATTTCGGTTGGATTTCGGAGCGAAGACAGCAGTAGAAACTGCAAAACTGAGATGAAATGAAAGGGATAGACGAAGATGGCAGATGGGCCACGCCACGCCGATTCAGTTAACTGATGATGGGCCATGAGAGGCTTCTGCGCCAGCCCACTGGCGATAAAAGAACCGTCAAAACAAAAAATTGGATCTCGTATACGAGGACCCACTTGCAGTCAACAAAACCATTCGTGGACCACATCCACAGACTGTGGTCATGACTCATCAGTTATTCCGAGACCCTCACAAACAGACTCTGCTCATCAGGTATTTTCGGGTCTACGGTCGGTCAATCGGAGTGTACACAGCAAGCGCCGGCCCGCGGGCGCTCTCCCGAATCCCGACACCCGGAGTTGGAGTTGGAGGAGCCCGGAGAGGCGGCGGAGCGcagccaaaaaaaaaaaaaaaaaaccctGAGTCCCGCAAAACCCCTAAACCCTAGCCCCTCACCTCTCGCCTCCGCCCTCATCCGCGCGACTTGCAGCGGTTGGAGGCGAAGCCGGCTCCATGACGACCCTCCTCAGGCGCGCGTCGCTGCGGCGCGTcattgccgccgccgccgcctcttctTTTCACCCTGAGGTCCAACCCTCGCTTTCTCTTCTGTATTTAAGCTTTCTTATGGCTGGGCTGGGTTGGCGACTGGCGATTCTCGGTCGAATGCTCGATGCGTTTAGTTGAGTTTTCTACTATGCTGATTGAGAGTGAGTCCTAGTTTGGTCGCGGGAGTTTGATCGTTTGTATGCATGATCACGGTCTGTGGGGCTGATCCCTCTCGATTTCAATCTCAATTAGTGACCGGGTGAACCCTTGTAGCTCCGTGTCAACGTGTTTTATGACTTTATCCCATAACTTAATTTGTAGGTTTATCTCTTGCTTTTACCTGCTTTATTGAGCGCCGCCCGAATATCACTTTCCTATTTGGAAATGTTATTTGATCTTACTGTGTGGTAGATTTCTTTTCCTATTGTGTGAAAACAAGAACAACAACGACAACAACAAATTTTTTATTCCCAAATAAGTTGGCGTATGCTGTTAAATTTCAATAAAACCCATAAATTAGAGGTAAAATTCAATATAGACTCCTATTTAAGACTATATTTTTAGTTATACTTCATCCTTTCAAGTCTTCTTTTATTGCCTCTTTCCGTAAcaacttttctttctcttttctcattGCTATCGCGCAGTGGCCGACCAGGATTAAGTGAAGCCCTGGGCCAAATCATGGTAGGGTTGTGACAAAAGTATGCTAAAAACTAATACATGGCAAATAATGTAAAGATAGATAACTTATGGAAACCGTCGTTGTGAAGCAAAATCTTTATTCTTCTTCACCAATTGTTCCTAGTCCTGTAGTCCAGGGGTAGAACCTACTGCAGAAATGGAAAGACATATCAAATATTTGGTTAGTCCTATTCTAATCGAGAAGTCATCCATGCTTGGTTAACACGGTGTCCCCTAGGCGATGCCTAGGCGCTGACTAGGTGTCCAGGTGCCCGGACTCGCCATGGTGTGTCGCCTTGCCTGAAGCCAACACGGCGGGTGCCTGGAGAGCAAGGCGTTGTGGCGAGGATCCCTAGACATCGACTGGGGTTGTCGTGCCGAATGCCTAGGTTTAGGCAGGGTGAAACAAGCAGTAGTATTTAAGACTAAAAAGTGGGCAAACAAACCGCCATTGCCAGCCAAGGAGAAATCATTGTCGCCATTGCCAGCCAAGGAGaaatcattgtcgccatcatcttCACCCCCTCCTCTGCCTCTCCTTCCCTTCCCCATCAGCTACTTCGCCTCCCCTTCCCCATCAGCTACTTCGCCTACCCTTCACCATGCTCTGCTTCACTCGGCGCACCGCCCTGCTCTGCTCTGCTCCACTGCCCTGCTCTGCTCTGCCTTTGGACTTTGTCATTCTACTACCAAGTATCTTCAGTTTCGCCTTCACTCCCTTTAGTTGCCCCACACACCTCTGAGGCCACCTTCCATGTGTAGGTTGCCATCTTCTTTCACATGTTGTTTATGTATTCTTCCTTCCAAATGCCCTCTTTGATGGTCTTTTCCTTGAAGACCTCTGCTTTCTCCCCTCCACTTTCCACTACTTTGTTCTCGCAATTTTGGCTTGTTTATCTCTATGGGCCCGCACCTAGAAATAAAAGACCGTCACCACAAGCTTATGTTGAAATACAGTTCCAGGTATCAGCTTACAATCCAAGCATGGTTGTTTATCCTCTTTTCTCATGAGGACAAAGTCAATCTTACTAGTGTTGGCCACTAATATAGGTCACTAAATGGAGGTCTCTTCCTAAAGAAAGTGTTGGCTATTAACATGTCAAAGCTACCGCAAAGTCCAAGATTCCTCTTCCTCCTGATTCCTACTACCATACTCAAAACCTTCATGAACCGCCTCAAAACTTACACTTGTTGTATCTACATGCCCATTGAGATCTCCTATGAAAAACTTCTCACTAATAGGTGTATCTCTAACCATGATTACCATGCCATCTAAGTCTTTCCAGATAAGTCTCTTAGGACTCCCATTGTGGCCTACTTGGGGGCATACATGCTAATTACGTTCAAGACCAAATCACCCACAATAAGCTTTACTAAGATAATCCTATCTCCTTGCTTTCTCACATCCACCACACCTTTCTTGAGGTTCTTATCAATCAAAACTCCTCCATTTCTATTTGCAGTTGTCCCCGTGTACCAAAGCTTAAAGCAGGTATTGTCCATTCCACCTCTTTCGCTTTTCAACCCTTCCATTTAGTCTCTTGGACGCATTAGATATTTACATGCCTCTTAGTCACTGTCTTAGCTAACTCACTTAACTTATTTGTAAGTAACCTTACATTCCAACTACTTAGACGAACCCTAGTTGGCCCGACTAGCTTTCTTACTCTTCGCACCTATCGATGATGTGAAGGCCTTGCACATTTTCACTATACCTGGACGCCAATGTAGTGCGCCACTAAGGAAGTAGCGACCTGATCCTTGCTCACTTGACTTTGTGCCTAAACCGCGACATGACGCATCACCAAGGGGGTGCCGATCTGGCCCTTGCCCGTTTAACACCATACCTGATATGGCCTGTCACTAAGAGGGTTACGCTTGAATGGATTTCTTTCGGGTTTCATCTCCATTATAATGGCTAGGTTTAACGTTGGCTCGCCAAGCCTATCACAACCTTTCTCCTTCATTGGGCTTGAGACCTGCTATGTTGAGACACCGTAGGCGAAGTTTCTTTTCCTATTGTGTGACCATGATACAAAATCATAAACACTCCCCATTGTTATTAACTTTTTTTAGTTCAACAACTTGCTTAAAGCACAATAATGGATCCATATTTTTTTAGTATGCACGGCAAATTGAGATTAAAAATAGTAATGGTACTGGATGGAATATGATACTTGTACTTTAAAAAAAAATGTGAGTCCTATTTTTCTGATACTTCAGTATTTATGCAGAGCTATAAGCAAGGGATCTGTGGCTCCACATTTCATTGCCGAGAGTTCGCATCAAAAGGTCATAGACAAATTCCGTATTACTTTTTGCACTTTGCTTCTTGTTTTGAACTCTTGATCTCTTACCTGCATTGTGACATGATTATACTACTACAGGATTTCTTCCTTTGCTTCTGTTATACTCTTTTGTCACTGCCTACTGGATCAGTTACTGATTCTTCTCTTGCCTATGTAGCAAAAAAGAAGTCAAGTGGAACAGACTCTGGGGAGGAGAACATGTCAAAGAAAGACTTGGCTTTACACCAGGCTATTGATCAGATAACGTCTGCATTTGGGAAGGGGGCAATAATGTGGCTTGGGCGTTCACAAGGCCATAGAGATGTACCAGTCGTGTCTACTGGGTCTTTGGATTTGGATATGGCTCTAGGAACTGGTGGTCTTCCAAAGGTAAGCATTTGCATATTGATGATTTAAGTAGATCTTTTTTGGTTGACAATTACATGATACTATTTTTTAATTCGAAAATTGGATTAGGCTAGTTTATGATGTTGTAATTTGATGTATTTATTTTGTAAAAGTTTCATGCTAGATATCTTTTATAGGGGCGTGTTGTAGAGGTATATGGTCCAGAGGCTTCAGGCAAGACAACGCTTGCTCTACATGTCATTGCAGAAGCACAAAAGAATGGAGGTAAACTCTAAACTTTCAGCAATTTCCTTAGGGTGGAAAAAATAGGAAGTAGCTTGACAATTAGGACAAGCAAACTTTGGGATTTTATAGGACGCACCTGATCTTGTGAATTATCCGCTCAGCTGTTTTTTGTGTGTGTAACATTCACCATTAAAAGGAGTGCTATCCTCTATGGAAACTGCCCCTTTTTTGCCTGCCCTCCCTGGTCCAGAAATGGAGACC
This genomic window contains:
- the LOC100281758 gene encoding uncharacterized protein LOC100281758 — its product is MGDGGADDASSPPPHDGGFSYLAVFHNYPLVAALLGFAVAQSIKFFLTWYKENRWDPKQLIGSGGMPSSHSATVTALAVAIGLQDGFNCSLFATATIFASVVMYDASGIRLHAGKQAAVLNQIVCELPSEHPLSETRPLRELLGHTPTQVVAGALLGCTIATAGQLFV
- the LOC100272546 gene encoding GDP-L-galactose phosphorylase 2-like isoform X2, yielding MLSAATKLTMDGTSFDLTEHEGSNLSPFLLKLFNEWDDRKTRGLFHHDISSCETKVLPGVHNFVATLIEGRDQKKRPTEFTMNQVLQPFVSEKFNFTKVSPLEVIFRFNDTEKDSAQYFDGVPDTVSASSSAILINVSPIGYCHVLLTPKIQDCLPQRIDQESFLIAMYVAREARTPFFRVGYNSLGGFATINHLHFQAYYLKVQYPVEKAITEKLKTLGNSVSIFHLVDYPVNGFVFEGGASLEDLSDVVSKVCIFLQENNRPFNVLISESGKRIFLLPQCYAEKQLLGKASQEFLDMRINPAIWELSGHLVLKRRKDYEEASEANICRFLVEAALSETEFQELNLCVLDFLTSSLG
- the LOC100272546 gene encoding GDP-L-galactose phosphorylase 2-like isoform X1, with product MSVTSLLAQPIPSLFAPSPAPSRARRNRTSRRRFLAATKLTMDGTSFDLTEHEGSNLSPFLLKLFNEWDDRKTRGLFHHDISSCETKVLPGVHNFVATLIEGRDQKKRPTEFTMNQVLQPFVSEKFNFTKVSPLEVIFRFNDTEKDSAQYFDGVPDTVSASSSAILINVSPIGYCHVLLTPKIQDCLPQRIDQESFLIAMYVAREARTPFFRVGYNSLGGFATINHLHFQAYYLKVQYPVEKAITEKLKTLGNSVSIFHLVDYPVNGFVFEGGASLEDLSDVVSKVCIFLQENNRPFNVLISESGKRIFLLPQCYAEKQLLGKASQEFLDMRINPAIWELSGHLVLKRRKDYEEASEANICRFLVEAALSETEFQELNLCVLDFLTSSLG
- the LOC100272546 gene encoding GDP-L-galactose phosphorylase 2-like isoform X3 — encoded protein: MDGTSFDLTEHEGSNLSPFLLKLFNEWDDRKTRGLFHHDISSCETKVLPGVHNFVATLIEGRDQKKRPTEFTMNQVLQPFVSEKFNFTKVSPLEVIFRFNDTEKDSAQYFDGVPDTVSASSSAILINVSPIGYCHVLLTPKIQDCLPQRIDQESFLIAMYVAREARTPFFRVGYNSLGGFATINHLHFQAYYLKVQYPVEKAITEKLKTLGNSVSIFHLVDYPVNGFVFEGGASLEDLSDVVSKVCIFLQENNRPFNVLISESGKRIFLLPQCYAEKQLLGKASQEFLDMRINPAIWELSGHLVLKRRKDYEEASEANICRFLVEAALSETEFQELNLCVLDFLTSSLG